Proteins encoded by one window of Deltaproteobacteria bacterium:
- a CDS encoding DUF4115 domain-containing protein, whose amino-acid sequence MESPGEYLKRERELRGVSLTKIFEATRVPMKFLEAIEADRTEGLPHKAFVKGFIRSYCKVLGLDENDAVLRYEVYLKEREAETASDERRAVPGPSKPNKKEQAAPLRLLKGLRKYAFIAAAVLIIAAAYAVSLKKDSSVEVEGQGSGISEVEDAAAPTSLSPVPPISPAVPESPAVSPEKTAPEAAPPAVVAPSPAKVQPEKAIEKDVQKQAASVTNAQEAPKAIHTLTARASEMVWIKIGVDGGAPVEVLLREGERFTWKGAEGFSVVVGNAGGVTLTYNGRELPALGAQGEVIMLRLPAEDQEKMKAPEKAT is encoded by the coding sequence ATGGAGAGTCCAGGCGAATACCTGAAAAGAGAAAGGGAGCTGCGAGGGGTATCCCTCACGAAAATATTCGAGGCCACGCGGGTGCCGATGAAGTTCCTCGAGGCCATAGAGGCGGATAGGACCGAGGGGCTTCCGCACAAGGCCTTTGTAAAGGGCTTCATCAGGTCGTACTGCAAGGTGCTGGGCCTTGACGAGAATGACGCTGTCCTGAGGTATGAGGTCTATTTGAAGGAAAGGGAGGCTGAGACCGCATCCGATGAAAGGAGGGCGGTACCCGGCCCCTCAAAACCGAACAAAAAGGAGCAGGCAGCGCCTCTCAGGCTGCTTAAGGGGCTTAGGAAGTACGCGTTTATCGCGGCAGCGGTCCTCATTATAGCCGCGGCCTACGCTGTTTCCCTTAAAAAGGACTCGTCAGTTGAGGTCGAAGGACAGGGGAGCGGAATAAGCGAGGTCGAAGATGCTGCTGCCCCGACGTCCTTGAGCCCTGTTCCTCCCATTTCTCCTGCCGTACCTGAAAGCCCGGCTGTTTCTCCCGAAAAGACCGCGCCTGAAGCTGCCCCTCCAGCGGTCGTCGCCCCGTCTCCCGCAAAGGTCCAGCCTGAGAAGGCAATCGAAAAGGACGTCCAGAAGCAGGCAGCTTCTGTAACGAACGCTCAGGAGGCTCCAAAGGCCATCCACACGCTTACGGCCAGAGCAAGCGAAATGGTATGGATAAAAATAGGGGTAGACGGGGGCGCGCCTGTAGAGGTACTCCTCCGTGAGGGGGAGAGGTTTACATGGAAAGGCGCCGAGGGCTTCTCCGTCGTTGTAGGGAACGCCGGGGGCGTTACGCTTACATATAATGGAAGGGAACTTCCGGCCCTCGGGGCCCAGGGCGAGGTCATAATGCTAAGGCTCCCCGCCGAGGACCAGGAGAAGATGAAGGCACCGGAAAAGGCTACTTGA
- a CDS encoding GAF domain-containing protein, producing MESILRCRKCGKKMKPLRVDDYRMKFSCSCGFSEYRTAPAASKAINPHFSKESLLPLTFDDTGRFLLQQQADREQKEIITLEEISMLASSDYNLEDVLKRVAEKTARRLGVDICSIYLWDGEHLVLRATYGLAQEAVGKARLKIGEGITGSAVEARRPLLIDDVSKDERYRYFPETKEEQYRIKTMYSYPIFLGEKPFGVLNAQTVVTREFTDDEIYFMSTIANIILGAVKMRKRL from the coding sequence ATGGAGTCGATTTTAAGGTGCAGGAAATGCGGCAAGAAGATGAAGCCGCTCCGTGTCGACGATTACAGGATGAAGTTCTCCTGCAGCTGCGGTTTTTCCGAGTACAGGACCGCCCCGGCCGCCTCAAAGGCCATAAACCCCCATTTCTCCAAGGAGAGCCTACTGCCGCTTACCTTCGACGACACCGGGCGGTTTCTACTTCAGCAGCAGGCCGACCGCGAGCAGAAGGAGATAATAACGCTCGAGGAGATAAGCATGCTCGCCTCCTCGGATTATAACCTCGAGGACGTCCTTAAAAGGGTGGCGGAGAAGACCGCCCGGAGGCTCGGGGTGGATATCTGCTCGATATACCTCTGGGACGGCGAGCACCTTGTGCTCCGGGCCACATACGGCCTTGCGCAAGAGGCCGTGGGCAAGGCGCGCTTGAAGATCGGCGAGGGCATAACAGGCTCTGCCGTTGAGGCAAGGAGGCCGCTACTCATAGACGACGTCTCAAAAGATGAGCGCTACAGGTACTTCCCCGAGACCAAGGAAGAGCAGTACCGCATAAAGACCATGTACTCGTACCCTATATTCCTGGGTGAGAAGCCCTTCGGCGTCCTTAACGCGCAGACGGTCGTAACGCGCGAGTTCACGGACGACGAGATATACTTCATGTCCACGATCGCTAATATAATCCTCGGCGCGGTCAAGATGAGAAAGCGCCTTTAG
- a CDS encoding tetratricopeptide repeat protein, translating into MNNKGGAALLLIALLLAISALAFLFYSLKGGPTYVKPASPERAAVPEAPIADLDQTDPGIEAESGDEGAYPEESAAYSSRAAREEDVELEGGDPRRAAVLNEMAVQEARSGRLDEAAALLKEASGLSSDPVILINLARVQARAGELEDAAETLEAASGAPGAAVELKRIYHRLGRERYSKGDLPGAAESLEKALALDPSDKGLRAELARVDGEKAAEDRMGTREGSRFLVRFEGGENAVAGYVIGILLEEAYIKVGSELGLWPEERVDALLYSRDAFRDITRSPSWAGAIYDGRIKLPAGGITEKTALLERVIYHEYVHAVVKEASNGRAPVWLNEGIAQYFEGRSTSGYEEALRRASNSGKLSLRSLEGSFMGLRSDQAELAYLLSLSATEYVIREFGIFSVRNILENLGRGMGMDEAVYSALSLSYKELEKSWKDSLASR; encoded by the coding sequence TTGAACAATAAAGGGGGCGCGGCCCTTCTCCTTATAGCTTTATTACTCGCCATTTCCGCACTTGCTTTCCTCTTCTACTCTTTGAAGGGCGGGCCTACGTATGTTAAACCCGCCTCCCCGGAGCGTGCAGCCGTTCCTGAAGCGCCCATTGCTGATTTAGATCAAACGGACCCAGGTATCGAAGCCGAGTCCGGAGATGAAGGCGCGTATCCGGAAGAGAGCGCCGCATATTCAAGCCGTGCGGCCCGAGAAGAGGATGTCGAGCTCGAAGGAGGAGACCCGAGGCGCGCGGCGGTCCTGAATGAAATGGCGGTTCAAGAGGCGCGCTCCGGCAGGCTTGATGAAGCGGCCGCGCTCCTTAAGGAAGCTTCGGGGCTTTCATCCGACCCGGTCATCCTCATAAACCTTGCCCGCGTGCAGGCCCGGGCAGGGGAGCTTGAGGACGCGGCTGAAACGCTCGAGGCGGCCTCCGGAGCCCCTGGAGCCGCTGTCGAGCTTAAGCGCATATATCACCGGCTCGGGAGGGAGCGGTACTCCAAGGGAGACCTTCCCGGGGCGGCGGAATCTCTCGAAAAGGCGCTCGCGCTCGACCCTTCGGATAAGGGGCTCAGGGCGGAGCTCGCCAGGGTCGACGGTGAGAAAGCGGCCGAGGACAGGATGGGAACCAGGGAGGGGAGCCGTTTTCTCGTAAGGTTCGAGGGCGGCGAGAACGCGGTCGCGGGCTATGTGATAGGCATCCTCCTTGAAGAGGCTTATATAAAGGTCGGAAGCGAGCTCGGACTCTGGCCCGAGGAGCGCGTGGACGCGCTCCTTTACTCGAGGGACGCTTTCAGGGACATCACCCGGAGCCCTTCCTGGGCGGGCGCCATATACGACGGCAGGATAAAGCTCCCGGCAGGCGGCATAACCGAAAAGACCGCGTTATTGGAGCGGGTCATATATCACGAGTATGTGCATGCGGTGGTAAAGGAGGCGTCGAATGGCAGGGCGCCGGTATGGCTTAACGAAGGCATAGCCCAGTACTTCGAGGGGAGAAGCACGTCAGGTTACGAGGAGGCCCTCCGGAGGGCCTCAAATAGCGGAAAATTGAGCCTCAGGTCCCTGGAGGGCTCCTTCATGGGCCTCCGAAGCGACCAGGCCGAGCTCGCGTATCTCTTGAGCCTCTCCGCAACAGAGTACGTTATACGGGAGTTCGGGATCTTTTCCGTCCGCAACATACTCGAAAACCTGGGGCGCGGAATGGGCATGGACGAGGCCGTCTACTCCGCCCTCAGCCTGTCCTACAAGGAGCTCGAAAAGTCCTGGAAGGACTCCCTGGCTTCGAGGTAA
- a CDS encoding efflux RND transporter periplasmic adaptor subunit, which produces MNRSVKPASKSTASIFTLLFFSLSSLLSTGGAHAASAGKGAPSALPVIVAPVQKLEFADMVEALGTTRANETVTITAVVAGPVTEIKFEDGERVAKGDVLLMIEKSEEEANLKAARALLEERTASYKRAQGLEKQQALSTATLKERQALLRQIEGEIEAIQSRINDRVIKAPFDGVLGLRNVSPGALVRPGDVITTLDDLSRIKVDFDVPSVFLRDIRPGLRVEGRVEAFGDKAFKGEVSMVGTQVDPVTRTVRVRAILPNPDGVLRPGLLMSIVLFKNPRQALLVPEKALVQRESKFFVFAAGSKDGKPVAVQKPVSIGSRVPGKVEITSGLKEGERVIVHGLMQVRNGQEITVRAVDEGGQSLDELLKQRKP; this is translated from the coding sequence ATGAACCGCTCGGTAAAACCTGCCTCTAAGAGCACAGCATCCATTTTTACTCTCCTTTTCTTTTCCCTTTCATCCCTGCTATCAACGGGCGGCGCACATGCGGCGTCCGCAGGCAAGGGCGCGCCTTCCGCTCTCCCTGTCATTGTCGCCCCGGTCCAGAAACTGGAATTCGCCGACATGGTCGAGGCCCTGGGCACTACCAGGGCCAATGAGACGGTTACGATAACCGCTGTGGTGGCCGGGCCCGTAACCGAAATAAAATTCGAGGACGGGGAGCGTGTCGCAAAGGGCGACGTGCTCCTTATGATCGAAAAGAGCGAGGAAGAAGCCAATCTCAAGGCCGCAAGGGCGCTCCTTGAGGAGCGAACGGCCTCGTATAAACGCGCCCAGGGTCTTGAGAAGCAGCAGGCCCTTTCCACCGCGACCCTCAAGGAGCGCCAGGCGCTCCTTCGCCAGATCGAGGGCGAAATAGAAGCCATCCAGTCCCGCATAAACGACCGGGTCATCAAGGCCCCCTTTGACGGCGTCCTGGGGCTCCGAAACGTAAGCCCGGGAGCGCTCGTCAGGCCCGGAGACGTGATAACGACCCTCGATGACCTGAGCCGCATAAAGGTCGATTTCGACGTGCCTTCCGTGTTTTTGAGGGACATCCGCCCGGGCCTTCGTGTAGAAGGCCGGGTCGAGGCGTTCGGGGACAAGGCCTTCAAGGGCGAGGTCAGCATGGTAGGCACGCAGGTAGACCCGGTCACGCGCACCGTGAGGGTGAGGGCGATCCTCCCCAACCCTGACGGCGTCCTGAGACCCGGCCTCCTCATGAGCATCGTGCTTTTCAAGAACCCCCGCCAGGCGCTACTCGTGCCGGAAAAGGCCCTGGTCCAGAGGGAGAGCAAGTTCTTCGTGTTCGCGGCGGGTTCCAAGGACGGCAAGCCCGTTGCCGTGCAGAAGCCGGTCAGTATCGGCAGCCGCGTCCCTGGCAAGGTGGAGATAACCTCGGGCCTCAAGGAGGGCGAGCGCGTCATCGTCCACGGCCTCATGCAGGTGCGTAACGGCCAGGAGATAACCGTCCGCGCCGTCGACGAAGGCGGCCAGTCCCTCGACGAACTCCTCAAGCAGCGTAAACCGTAG
- a CDS encoding efflux RND transporter permease subunit, whose amino-acid sequence MKLSDISVTRPVFASVLSLLLIIFGVVSFSQLPLREYPDIDPPVVSINTSYPGASANVVETRITQVIEDSIAGVEGIQFISSTSSDGRSRISVEFGTERDIDDAANDIRDRVSGVLDTLPSEADPPEIEKADSSDDVILWMSLTSDRMSVIELTDYAQRYLVDRFSILQGVARVRVGGGLDYAMRIWLDRTRMAARNITVEDIESALRTENIELPAGSIESLERQFTARAERAYRTEDDFRKLVIRRDAGSDYLVRLGDVARVEKAAVEDRIIFRGNGQPRVGIGIIKQSKGNTIAVAKAAIAQAERISGTLPEGMKLEAAYDTSVFIRNAIDEVYKTLAIAVGLVVLVIYLFIGSGRAMLIPAVTIPVSIVASFAALLVMGFSINLLTLLALVLAIGLVVDDAIVVLENISRRIEEGETPLVAAFHGTRQVGFAVVATSVVLIAVFVPIAFLQGDLGRLFSEFALTMAAAVFFSTIVALTLSAMLASKLLKRTERSSLSALVDRAFLWLRGGYMRMLAFCLDRPVVIVLAFFVLLGAAGLLFRSVPSEYAPKEDRGAFFVMVNGPEGASHGYMKEYMDEIEKRLMKFVEAGDIKIQLVRSPRGFGNLASFNDGMVIAVLTPWEGRRSAWEIMSDVQKSLSDLTGVRAFPVMRQGFGGGIQKPVQFVIGGGTYEELARWRDLIIEKVEADNPGFVGLDSDYKETKPQLGISINRDRAADLGISATAAVRTLESMLGGRRVTTFIEDGEEYDVIIEGERDKQRTPTDMQNIYVRSATTGRMIPLSNIISVNEFADSSSLNRYNRVRAITLDANLAEGYALGDALAHLERLVRENLPETAVIDYKGQSLDFKTSGSSMMFVFVMGICIVFLVLAAQFESYVHPLVIMTTVPLAMTGALAGLYFLGGTLNIYTQVGLIMLVGLAAKNGILIVEFINQLRDQGMEFRKAVLEASSIRLRPIIMTGVTTAAGSAPLILASGAGAETRAAIGVVVLLGVLAATVFTVVVVPVAYSLLARKTGSPGDVRRALDEEMEKFHLREAEK is encoded by the coding sequence ATGAAGCTTTCAGATATTTCCGTAACGCGCCCCGTATTCGCCTCGGTCCTCTCGCTCCTCCTCATAATCTTCGGCGTAGTATCTTTTTCACAGCTCCCGTTACGCGAATATCCGGACATCGACCCGCCAGTGGTCTCGATCAACACGTCTTACCCGGGGGCCTCCGCGAACGTCGTCGAGACCCGCATTACGCAGGTCATCGAGGACAGCATCGCCGGGGTGGAGGGCATACAGTTCATATCCTCGACCAGCAGCGACGGCCGTTCGCGCATATCGGTCGAGTTCGGCACCGAGCGCGACATCGACGACGCCGCAAACGACATCCGCGACCGGGTCTCCGGCGTGCTCGACACGCTCCCTTCCGAGGCAGACCCGCCAGAGATAGAAAAGGCCGATTCCAGCGACGACGTCATCCTGTGGATGAGTCTCACGAGCGACAGGATGAGCGTTATAGAGCTCACCGACTACGCGCAGCGCTACCTTGTGGACCGGTTCTCGATCCTTCAGGGTGTAGCGCGCGTGAGGGTCGGCGGCGGCCTCGACTACGCGATGCGCATCTGGCTCGACCGCACCAGGATGGCGGCCCGGAACATCACGGTGGAGGACATCGAGTCGGCCCTGCGGACCGAGAATATCGAGCTTCCGGCCGGCTCAATCGAGTCGCTTGAGCGCCAGTTCACCGCGCGAGCCGAGCGCGCATACAGGACCGAGGACGATTTCCGGAAGCTCGTGATCAGGCGGGATGCCGGGAGCGACTACCTTGTCAGGCTCGGAGACGTGGCGCGCGTTGAAAAGGCGGCTGTAGAGGACCGCATAATATTCCGCGGTAACGGCCAGCCCAGGGTCGGGATAGGCATAATAAAGCAGTCAAAGGGTAACACAATTGCGGTCGCGAAGGCGGCCATCGCGCAGGCCGAGCGCATCTCCGGCACGCTGCCCGAAGGCATGAAGCTCGAGGCTGCCTACGACACCTCCGTATTCATCCGGAACGCGATAGACGAGGTCTACAAGACGCTGGCCATAGCCGTGGGACTAGTCGTGCTGGTCATCTATCTCTTTATCGGTAGCGGGCGGGCGATGCTCATACCCGCCGTTACGATCCCGGTCTCGATAGTCGCCAGCTTCGCCGCGCTCCTGGTGATGGGGTTCTCGATAAACCTGCTTACGCTCCTGGCCCTCGTGCTCGCGATCGGGCTCGTGGTCGACGACGCGATAGTGGTCCTTGAGAACATCTCACGCCGCATCGAGGAGGGGGAGACCCCGCTCGTAGCCGCATTCCACGGCACGCGCCAGGTGGGGTTCGCGGTCGTCGCTACATCGGTCGTGCTTATCGCGGTCTTCGTTCCCATCGCCTTCCTGCAGGGCGACCTCGGACGTCTCTTTTCCGAATTCGCGCTTACCATGGCGGCTGCCGTCTTCTTCTCGACGATCGTCGCGCTCACGCTCTCGGCCATGCTCGCGTCGAAGCTCCTTAAGAGGACCGAGCGGAGCTCCTTGAGCGCGCTTGTCGACCGCGCCTTCCTCTGGCTACGCGGCGGCTATATGAGGATGCTCGCGTTTTGCCTGGACAGGCCCGTGGTCATCGTTCTCGCGTTTTTCGTCCTTCTCGGGGCGGCAGGGCTTCTCTTCAGGAGCGTCCCCTCGGAATACGCGCCCAAGGAGGACCGTGGCGCGTTCTTCGTGATGGTAAACGGGCCGGAAGGCGCGTCGCACGGCTACATGAAAGAATACATGGACGAGATCGAAAAGCGCCTGATGAAGTTCGTGGAAGCGGGCGATATCAAGATACAGCTGGTGCGCTCTCCCCGCGGCTTCGGCAACCTTGCGAGCTTTAACGACGGCATGGTCATAGCCGTCCTTACTCCGTGGGAGGGGCGCCGTTCCGCCTGGGAGATCATGTCGGACGTGCAGAAAAGCCTTTCAGACCTTACTGGTGTGCGCGCCTTTCCCGTAATGCGCCAGGGCTTCGGGGGAGGCATCCAGAAGCCCGTGCAGTTCGTAATCGGCGGCGGCACATACGAGGAGCTTGCGCGCTGGCGCGACCTCATAATCGAAAAGGTCGAGGCCGATAACCCCGGCTTCGTGGGCCTCGATTCCGACTACAAGGAGACGAAGCCCCAGCTCGGTATTTCCATAAACCGCGACCGCGCCGCCGACCTGGGCATAAGCGCGACGGCCGCGGTGAGAACGCTCGAGTCCATGCTGGGCGGCAGGCGCGTAACCACCTTCATCGAGGACGGCGAGGAATACGACGTCATCATCGAAGGCGAGCGCGACAAGCAGCGAACCCCGACCGACATGCAGAATATCTACGTGCGCTCCGCCACTACGGGCCGCATGATACCGCTCTCCAATATAATAAGCGTAAACGAGTTTGCGGATTCGAGCTCGCTTAACCGCTATAACCGCGTAAGGGCCATCACGCTTGACGCCAACCTGGCCGAGGGCTACGCGCTCGGGGACGCGCTCGCGCACCTTGAGAGGCTTGTGCGCGAGAACCTGCCGGAGACCGCCGTAATCGACTACAAGGGGCAGTCGCTCGATTTCAAGACGAGCGGGTCTTCCATGATGTTCGTCTTTGTAATGGGCATATGCATCGTCTTCCTGGTCCTGGCGGCCCAGTTCGAAAGCTACGTACATCCGCTCGTCATAATGACGACCGTGCCGCTCGCAATGACAGGAGCGCTCGCAGGGCTCTATTTCCTGGGCGGCACCCTTAATATCTATACGCAGGTCGGACTCATAATGCTAGTGGGCCTCGCCGCGAAGAACGGCATCCTGATAGTCGAGTTCATAAACCAGCTCCGGGACCAGGGGATGGAGTTCCGTAAAGCGGTCCTCGAGGCCTCATCCATACGCCTTCGCCCCATAATCATGACCGGTGTTACGACGGCCGCCGGCTCGGCTCCGCTTATACTCGCCTCCGGCGCGGGCGCGGAGACCCGGGCCGCAATCGGAGTGGTCGTCCTCCTAGGCGTACTTGCGGCGACGGTCTTCACCGTGGTCGTGGTCCCTGTCGCCTACAGCCTCCTTGCCAGGAAGACCGGCTCCCCCGGGGACGTAAGGCGCGCGCTCGATGAGGAGATGGAAAAATTCCACCTCCGGGAGGCTGAGAAGTGA
- a CDS encoding efflux transporter outer membrane subunit: MTAEAKRSVFAGLNSGFARGVKLLGATAIASLLFSSCAVGPDYKAPEPLVQDQWFSEQVGEAGMRGPATDWWKVLGDPQLEKYINAAVARNKELDAARAIALRARALRSESAAPFYPTLGANAAAVRQRSGGETSSAFSGTLDSSWEIDVFGGTRRATEAAGARVEGAEENRRAVLLSVLAEVARNYYAVRGFQKRIAITQKNIELQERTYRLVDTLFQLGEASAFDLSRARGQLELTQSRLPDLEAEMRAGIFRLSVLLGQPPEALLEEMSAVKPLPAPPDVVPVGLRSDILRRRPDVRAAERELAASVADIGAATARLYPDFSLTGAVGSSARVLSDLFQSGSGIFSIGSFLRWPIFEGGALRARIKAEGAEADQAEALYEQSVLDALADAETALTRYAQKLNTRNRLQNAVESRQRSVELARALFDSGEEDFLSVLDAERELVNAEDELVRSETDTILNLITLYTALGGGWEVFEEPGRAAENRDMATSKN, encoded by the coding sequence GTGACGGCAGAGGCGAAAAGGTCAGTATTTGCCGGCTTGAATAGCGGGTTCGCCCGCGGGGTCAAGCTCCTCGGGGCCACTGCGATTGCCTCGCTTTTGTTTTCATCCTGCGCGGTAGGGCCGGATTATAAGGCGCCGGAGCCGCTCGTACAAGACCAATGGTTCTCGGAGCAGGTAGGCGAGGCAGGTATGCGGGGACCCGCGACCGACTGGTGGAAGGTCCTGGGCGACCCCCAGCTCGAAAAATACATCAACGCGGCGGTAGCCCGGAACAAGGAGCTTGATGCCGCACGGGCAATCGCTCTTCGAGCCCGGGCGCTGCGCAGTGAATCCGCAGCGCCCTTCTATCCGACTTTAGGCGCAAACGCCGCCGCAGTGCGCCAGAGGTCCGGGGGTGAGACTTCGAGCGCCTTTTCAGGCACCCTCGATTCATCGTGGGAGATAGACGTATTCGGCGGCACGCGCCGGGCTACCGAAGCCGCGGGCGCGCGCGTAGAGGGCGCCGAGGAGAACCGTCGCGCCGTGCTCCTTTCCGTCCTCGCCGAGGTCGCCCGGAACTATTACGCCGTCCGCGGCTTTCAGAAGCGGATAGCCATCACACAGAAGAATATCGAGCTGCAGGAGCGTACCTATAGGCTTGTAGACACCCTCTTCCAGCTCGGGGAAGCGAGCGCATTTGACTTAAGCCGCGCGCGCGGGCAGCTTGAGCTTACCCAGTCCCGTCTGCCCGACCTCGAGGCCGAGATGAGGGCCGGTATCTTCCGCCTCTCGGTCCTTCTGGGGCAGCCTCCAGAGGCGCTCCTTGAGGAGATGAGCGCCGTGAAGCCGCTTCCCGCGCCTCCGGACGTGGTACCGGTCGGGCTTCGCTCCGACATACTCCGCCGCCGCCCCGATGTGCGCGCTGCCGAGCGGGAGCTTGCGGCCTCTGTAGCCGATATAGGCGCGGCTACGGCCCGCCTTTACCCGGATTTCTCCCTGACGGGTGCGGTCGGCAGCAGCGCCAGGGTCTTGAGCGACCTTTTCCAGTCCGGTAGCGGCATCTTCTCCATCGGGTCGTTCCTGAGGTGGCCGATATTCGAAGGCGGCGCGCTCCGCGCCCGTATAAAGGCCGAGGGGGCCGAGGCGGACCAGGCAGAGGCGCTCTATGAGCAGAGCGTCCTTGATGCGCTGGCCGACGCCGAGACTGCGCTCACCCGCTACGCCCAGAAACTCAATACGCGAAACCGCCTGCAAAACGCGGTCGAGAGCCGGCAGCGTTCCGTAGAGCTTGCGCGCGCTCTCTTCGACTCGGGCGAGGAGGACTTCCTCTCGGTGCTGGATGCCGAACGCGAGCTAGTGAACGCGGAGGACGAACTGGTGCGGAGCGAAACCGATACCATACTGAACCTCATAACGCTATATACCGCTCTCGGCGGAGGCTGGGAGGTCTTCGAAGAGCCGGGTAGAGCGGCTGAGAATAGAGACATGGCAACCTCTAAAAACTGA
- the dnaX gene encoding DNA polymerase III subunit gamma/tau — MSSYQVIARKWRPGVFDEVVGQAHVTRTLRNAIASGRIAHAYLFSGPRGVGKTTAARILSKCLNCSEGPTAAPCNECPSCRGVALGSSVDVLEIDGASNNSVDNIREISESVRYVPSEGKYKVYIIDEVHMLSTAAFNALLKTLEEPPPHAVFIFATTEVHKIPATILSRCQRFDFKRIPFRDIQARLVEIAGREGIKFEDKALYLIAREADGSMRDSQSLLEQALAFSGGELKEADVAEALGLMARTVLYELSEAVIGKDASACLNIVEKVYNFGYDFKKALSDLLEHVRDLAVLKATGESTLLDLPDSEIERLRAISERVGHERLQMIFTVLSKGYEEVSRSAHPRYALEMALLRAAHLDELEPLGSVMERLESLASRLGPGPGPGFGVGIPSAPKPAAERGGPQLPWKKEGQGDERPVEKAKAGSASPGEKTGAEKDTRLQDKKPECSSGAPGPIEFISKRKPELHELLKDAALELQDGIVNISAGARTGARLSVNRETLEACLGEFYGRPVSVRINGVAAGAPTAAKKDTDPVVKDALRILGGRIIEDRRRTNV, encoded by the coding sequence ATGTCTTCCTACCAGGTCATAGCGAGGAAGTGGCGTCCCGGTGTCTTTGACGAGGTCGTGGGCCAGGCCCATGTCACGAGGACCCTCAGGAACGCCATCGCCTCCGGGAGAATTGCCCACGCATACCTCTTCTCCGGACCGAGGGGCGTTGGCAAGACCACCGCGGCCCGCATACTTTCCAAGTGCCTGAACTGCTCCGAGGGCCCCACGGCGGCCCCGTGCAACGAGTGCCCGTCCTGCAGGGGCGTTGCGCTCGGCTCGTCCGTCGACGTCCTCGAGATAGACGGCGCCTCCAACAACAGCGTAGACAACATAAGGGAGATATCCGAGAGCGTAAGGTACGTGCCCTCAGAAGGCAAGTACAAGGTCTATATCATCGACGAAGTCCACATGCTCTCGACGGCAGCCTTCAACGCGCTACTTAAGACGCTTGAGGAGCCGCCGCCCCATGCCGTTTTCATCTTTGCCACAACCGAGGTGCATAAGATACCCGCGACCATACTTTCGAGGTGCCAGCGGTTCGACTTCAAGAGGATACCCTTCAGGGACATCCAGGCGCGCCTGGTCGAGATAGCGGGGCGCGAGGGGATAAAATTCGAGGACAAGGCACTGTATCTCATAGCAAGGGAAGCGGACGGGAGCATGAGGGATTCCCAGAGCCTCCTTGAGCAGGCCCTGGCCTTCTCCGGGGGAGAGCTTAAGGAGGCGGACGTGGCCGAGGCGTTGGGCCTCATGGCCAGGACCGTGCTCTACGAGCTCTCTGAGGCGGTCATCGGCAAGGACGCAAGCGCGTGTCTGAATATTGTTGAAAAAGTATATAATTTTGGGTATGATTTTAAGAAGGCCTTGAGCGACCTCCTTGAGCATGTGAGGGACCTGGCCGTACTCAAGGCAACGGGGGAAAGCACTCTACTCGACCTTCCTGACAGCGAGATTGAGAGGCTCCGGGCGATATCGGAGCGGGTGGGGCACGAAAGGCTCCAGATGATCTTCACGGTCCTCTCGAAGGGCTACGAAGAGGTATCCAGGTCAGCCCACCCCAGGTACGCGCTCGAGATGGCGCTCCTCAGGGCGGCACACCTTGACGAGCTCGAACCTTTGGGTTCGGTCATGGAAAGGCTCGAGTCGCTGGCATCAAGGCTCGGCCCGGGGCCTGGCCCGGGATTCGGCGTAGGCATCCCTTCGGCCCCGAAGCCAGCCGCTGAAAGGGGCGGGCCCCAGCTTCCCTGGAAAAAAGAAGGGCAGGGCGACGAAAGGCCGGTTGAGAAGGCGAAGGCCGGGAGCGCTTCCCCGGGGGAAAAGACCGGGGCGGAGAAGGATACCCGGCTCCAGGATAAGAAACCGGAATGCAGTTCCGGAGCCCCCGGGCCAATCGAGTTCATAAGTAAGAGAAAGCCGGAGCTCCATGAGCTTCTGAAGGATGCGGCCCTTGAGCTGCAGGACGGCATAGTAAACATCAGCGCCGGGGCGAGGACAGGGGCAAGGCTTTCGGTAAACAGGGAAACCCTGGAGGCGTGCCTGGGAGAGTTTTACGGGCGGCCCGTTTCGGTAAGGATAAACGGCGTTGCAGCAGGCGCGCCCACCGCGGCGAAAAAGGATACAGACCCAGTCGTCAAGGATGCTCTTCGCATCCTCGGCGGGAGGATCATAGAGGACCGGAGGAGGACCAATGTCTAA
- a CDS encoding YbaB/EbfC family nucleoid-associated protein, translating to MSKQLGNLMRQAQKMQEKMAQMQKELASKTVEASSGGGMVTATVNGSQELVALKIDPSVVDPKDIEMLQDLVVAAVSEGLRKSKEMVQEEMGKLTSGLGLNLPGGLF from the coding sequence ATGTCTAAGCAATTGGGCAATCTCATGAGGCAGGCCCAGAAGATGCAGGAAAAGATGGCCCAGATGCAGAAGGAGCTTGCCTCGAAGACGGTCGAAGCCTCAAGCGGCGGCGGCATGGTTACCGCTACGGTAAACGGCAGCCAGGAGCTTGTCGCTTTAAAGATAGACCCTTCCGTTGTGGACCCCAAGGACATCGAAATGCTCCAGGACCTTGTAGTGGCTGCAGTTAGCGAGGGCTTAAGGAAAAGCAAGGAGATGGTCCAGGAGGAGATGGGCAAGCTTACCTCAGGCCTGGGGCTTAACCTTCCGGGCGGGCTTTTCTAA